The Amphiprion ocellaris isolate individual 3 ecotype Okinawa chromosome 6, ASM2253959v1, whole genome shotgun sequence genome contains a region encoding:
- the mapk4 gene encoding mitogen-activated protein kinase 4 → MARQDTPLFLHGFDLSGHFVDPRPLGTGVTGLVLSAVDQRTGQRVAIKKLVMRDAVTVKHALREVKITRRLHHENVVRVHEVLAPYGRPLPRDPTQLSALYIVQECMETDLARLLEQGPLPTGHATLLFYQLLRGLKFIHSANVLHRDLKPANIFINMDQLLLKIGDFGLARIVDPHYSHKGYLSEGLVTKWYCSPRLLLSPNNYTKAIDMWAAGCILAEMLTGRMLFAGAHELEQMQLILNSVPVLREEDRQDLLQVMPSYVSHGWRVKKPFSELLPEVDAQAVDFLERILTFNPMDRLTAEAALSHPFLQQYSCPEDEPTSSHPFRIEDELEDNLITEQSLSNSNSQASSIHWDRYENSLSTDMCWQQSSGRCRCMRPGHVTSDLGDTTEEDEVQRDPRATSTSLLEEAQVDPRKYSHSSSAERFLENSHSSLDRVCGLGYGELDCGRSCDYKVGSPSYLDKIAWREGKPQHYSEPKLILDLSHWKRNTNSHPAPAEPIGGSMEDLGEMKEEEAEEEEEETGDLFKEISRWVESTQSRLHSPSPSPSLEQRSPSYYTSSPPLPLSPTDLPTPVFHYTEVVRQPSSEYDEGRLSPFPPITSSPNTLPSLLPSSPTSLFPPQSPQTVSPPTTPHLPPLESQPLSSTSSISQSVNADSMESLPVKQKERLFDLDVFISRALKLCRQNKEKTNGRKGKEAGWMEESKQPNINRKVPRLPEHRTPPPQTPNS, encoded by the exons ATGGCCAGACAGGACACTCCTCTCTTTCTGCACGGCTTTGACCTCAGCGGTCACTTTGTTGACCCTCGGCCACTCGGCACAGGTGTCACTGGCCTGGTCCTGTCAGCTGTAGACCAGCGAACTGGACAGCGTGTAGCAATTAAAAAGTTGGTGATGCGCGATGCTGTGACGGTGAAACATGCCCTGCGGGAGGTGAAAATCACCCGCCGACTGCACCATGAGAATGTGGTGCGGGTCCACGAGGTTTTAGCACCATATGGACGACCGCTGCCCCGAGACCCAACCCAGCTCAGTGCCCTGTACATCGTCCAGGAGTGCATGGAGACGGATCTGGCTCGGCTGTTAGAGCAAGGACCACTACCCACAG GTCACGCTACTCTGCTGTTTTACCAGCTGCTGAGGGGACTCAAGTTCATCCACTCAGCCAACGTCCTGCACAGAGACCTGAAGCCTGCCAACATATTTATCAACATGGACCAACTGCTGCTCAAGATCGGAGACTTCGGGTTGGCCAGAATAGTCGACCCTCATTACTCTCATAAG GGCTATCTGTCCGAGGGCTTGGTAACTAAGTGGTACTGCTCCCCCCGCCTGCTCCTCTCCCCCAACAATTACACCAAGGCCATAGACATGTGGGCTGCCGGCTGCATACTGGCTGAGATGCTCACTGGACGCATGCTGTTTGCAG gaGCTCATGAGCTGGAACAGATGCAGCTGATTCTCAACTCAGTGCCCGTGCTGAGAGAGGAGGACAGGCAGGATCTGCTACAG GTGATGCCTTCGTATGTCAGTCATGGATGGAGAGTCAAGAAACCCTTTTCTGAACTGCTGCCTGAAGTGGATGCTCAGG CTGTGGACTTCCTTGAGCGTATCTTGACCTTTAACCCCATGGATCGCCTGACAGCTGAAGCCGCTCTGTCCCACCCCTTCCTGCAGCAGTATTCCTGTCCAGAGGATGAGCCCACCTCATCGCATCCCTTCCGCATTGAGGATGAGCTGGAGGACAACCTCATCACTGAGCAGAGCCTCAGCAACAGCAACAGTCAGGCCTCCAGCATCCACTGGGACAG GTATGAGAACAGTTTGTCAACAGATATGTGCTGGCAGCAATCAAGTGGAAGGTGTCGCTGCATGCGTCCTGGCCACGTTACCTCTGACCTGGGAGACACTACAGAGGAAGATGAGGTGCAGAGGGACCCCCGGGCCACTTCCACATCCCTGCTAGAGGAGGCTCAG GTTGACCCACGCAAATATTCCCACAGCAGCTCAGCCGAACGCTTCCTGGAAAACTCTCACTCCTCGCTGGACCGGGTCTGTGGTTTGGGCTACGGGGAGCTGGACTGTGGTCGCTCTTGTGACTATAAAGTGGGCTCTCCTTCATATCTGGATAAAATTGCCTGGCGAGAGGGAAAGCCGCAACACTACTCAGAGCCGAAGCTGATCTTGGATCTGTCTCACTGGAAGCGTAACACCAACAGCCACCCTGCGCCTGCTGAGCCTATCGGTGGCAGCATGGAGGACCTGGgagagatgaaggaggaggaagcagaagaggaagaagaggagacagGGGATTTATTCAAGGAAATCTCTCGCTGGGTGGAGAGCACCCAGTCTCGGCTGCACTCACCCAGTCCCAGTCCTTCCTTGGAGCAACGTTCACCCTCCTACTACACCTCatctccccctcttcctctttctcctaCTGACCTCCCCACTCCAGTCTTCCACTATACAGAAGTTGTGAGGCAACCATCGTCTGAATACGACGAAGGCAGATTAAGCCCATTTCCCCCTATCACATCCTCCCCTAACACCCTCCCCTCACTCCTCCCTTCATCTCCCACATCTCTATTTCCTCCTCAGTCGCCTCAAACGGTGTCACCCCCCACCACGCCACACTTGCCTCCACTAGAATCTCAACCCCTTTCCTCTACTTCTTCTATTTCTCAGTCAGTAAATGCTGACTCCATGGAGTCTCTTCCTGTCAAGCAAAAAGAGCGTCTGTTTGACCTAGATGTGTTCATATCCCGAGCGCTGAAACTGTGCAGGCagaataaagagaaaacaaacgGGAGGAAAGGAAAAGAGGCAGGGTGGATGGAAGAAAGCAAACAGCCAAACATTAACCGAAAGGTGCCCAGGCTTCCAGAGCACAGGACTCCCCCGCCACAAACTCCCAACTCTTGA